A window of uncultured Methanobrevibacter sp. contains these coding sequences:
- a CDS encoding cation:proton antiporter — protein sequence MIEYIQSALLLISAFFIIIAAVGVLTLPNTTKNAVYARIHIVGLFDIACILAMIGLGQYLLAGIYFILAPFTAHAIANAYWKKEDRENNVDLMTVEEEVDENHPFIHPKAKMQALESENSEKLKVDERFSVTTIEIDEGE from the coding sequence ATGATAGAGTATATTCAATCAGCCCTTCTTCTGATATCAGCATTCTTCATTATTATTGCGGCAGTAGGTGTTTTAACATTACCAAACACAACCAAAAATGCAGTATATGCAAGAATCCACATTGTAGGATTGTTCGATATCGCATGTATACTTGCAATGATTGGTTTGGGTCAGTATCTCTTGGCTGGAATCTACTTTATTCTGGCACCATTTACAGCACATGCAATAGCTAATGCTTATTGGAAAAAAGAAGATAGAGAAAATAATGTTGATTTAATGACAGTTGAAGAAGAAGTAGATGAAAATCATCCGTTTATTCATCCTAAGGCCAAGATGCAGGCTTTGGAAAGTGAAAACTCAGAAAAACTTAAAGTGGATGAGAGATTTTCAGTAACTACAATAGAAATTGATGAGGGTGAATAA
- a CDS encoding metal-dependent hydrolase has protein sequence MSSYKGHSIFAFLLSLMFFHSPLTIALTFIGANIPDFDHKFKKDHVYKMIILGLIVFISLYILKLPYYIGLIIVFLGVTFYFSEHRSFTHSIFGVLTLTSAVALILIWASQLVDAVTIIDNHYLLMAILIALLSFLFLNKKLLMIFLPLFFIALFVIPVMEISYIEIVLSLFLGLFSHIVLDSFTPAGIKIFAPLSSKKVYRNFGLSMIFLLIFVAIIYNIPILFQIFGNYILSS, from the coding sequence GTGTCGTCTTATAAGGGTCATTCGATATTTGCATTTTTACTCTCGTTGATGTTTTTTCACAGTCCTCTAACAATTGCTTTAACATTCATTGGTGCAAATATTCCTGATTTTGATCATAAATTCAAAAAGGATCATGTCTATAAGATGATTATTTTAGGATTAATAGTGTTTATTTCACTTTATATCCTCAAATTACCTTATTATATTGGATTGATCATTGTATTTTTAGGTGTCACTTTTTATTTTTCAGAGCACAGAAGTTTCACCCACTCCATTTTCGGGGTATTGACATTAACCTCTGCGGTGGCTTTGATATTGATTTGGGCGTCACAGCTGGTTGATGCGGTAACAATCATAGATAATCATTACCTGCTTATGGCCATTCTGATTGCTCTTTTAAGCTTTCTTTTTTTAAACAAGAAGCTGCTGATGATTTTTCTTCCATTGTTTTTCATTGCATTGTTTGTCATTCCGGTAATGGAAATTTCATATATTGAAATCGTTTTGAGTTTATTTTTGGGCCTCTTTTCCCATATTGTTTTGGATTCATTCACTCCTGCGGGAATTAAGATTTTTGCTCCCCTATCATCCAAAAAAGTTTACAGGAATTTTGGATTGAGCATGATATTCCTGTTGATTTTCGTGGCTATTATCTATAATATTCCAATCTTGTTTCAAATATTTGGAAATTATATTTTAAGCAGTTAA
- a CDS encoding arsenic resistance protein, with translation MEMIEKLEPIIIFSAVIIGLLFSNIDIIAQNSSHLINLFLCLMLFGLFLEVEMNELKNSFKNVKFTSTSLIINFLWTPLFGYFLGSLFLKGNVDVLVGFFMLILTPCTDWYLVFTKMAKGDLTLSLSILPINLVLQIILLPIYLMIFFSSGNTMDYSQLAYSLLIVIVIPFVAAQIVKFILNADLKEKATNLFTSLQIWFLSLAVFCIFASPGELLFDNLNSVLTIFIPLILFFIANVIIDLLLSEKINFTYSEYASLTMTTLARNSPLALAIAINSFPGHELVSIALVIGPLIELPVLYIVSKFCLWVKNSGLFFSCKVF, from the coding sequence ATGGAAATGATAGAAAAACTAGAACCTATAATAATCTTTTCAGCAGTCATAATAGGACTCCTGTTCTCAAATATAGACATAATCGCACAAAATTCAAGCCATTTGATAAATCTATTCTTATGCCTAATGCTTTTTGGATTATTTTTGGAAGTGGAAATGAATGAATTGAAAAATAGTTTTAAAAATGTCAAATTCACCTCAACAAGCCTGATAATCAATTTTCTATGGACACCACTTTTCGGATATTTTCTAGGTTCACTGTTTTTAAAGGGAAATGTGGATGTCCTTGTAGGGTTTTTCATGCTGATACTGACCCCATGTACAGACTGGTATCTTGTGTTCACCAAAATGGCAAAAGGAGATCTTACATTAAGTCTGTCAATACTTCCAATCAACCTGGTGCTTCAGATAATATTGCTGCCAATATATCTGATGATTTTCTTTTCAAGCGGAAATACAATGGACTATTCCCAGCTTGCCTATTCCCTGTTGATAGTTATCGTAATCCCATTTGTTGCAGCGCAAATCGTCAAATTTATACTAAATGCAGATTTAAAAGAAAAGGCAACAAATCTGTTTACTTCCCTGCAGATCTGGTTTTTATCACTTGCAGTATTCTGCATCTTTGCAAGTCCGGGAGAATTGCTTTTCGACAATCTGAATTCCGTATTGACCATATTCATTCCGTTAATCCTGTTTTTCATAGCCAACGTAATTATAGATTTGTTATTATCTGAAAAAATCAATTTCACATACTCAGAATATGCAAGTCTAACAATGACAACCCTTGCACGCAATTCACCATTAGCCCTTGCAATTGCAATCAATTCATTCCCAGGTCATGAACTGGTGTCAATCGCACTTGTAATCGGACCATTGATTGAACTTCCAGTGCTGTATATAGTTTCCAAGTTCTGCCTATGGGTTAAGAATTCAGGACTATTTTTCAGCTGCAAAGTGTTTTAA
- the ehbF gene encoding energy conserving hydrogenase EhbF, whose product MNELIPLMVIVPLMAALLISAFSKFNKVTKIFAFVVAICLPLIPLLSNYGLHYFGGYEPILDNVTGVMYHPAITYSFTFLQQIMIGAVGLLTFLVIFIYLTKYKEVSGPYLFLLFLGTAAVTAMIMTDDIFHMFVFFEILALAQVGIVAASSIDYSYEMALKYMVLGSIGSPIMLLGIGFLLALTGSVNVTDIAAAVHSGLIDATSPVFLLSLALIFFGWLYASGLPPFHTIKSGIYSKAEPHGAALLQSFTVISMISIVLILIRIYASLPIFEVLIVFFSILAMVLGVSLALTQTDFRRMIGFLAVGELGFIGLGIGLGTNFSITAGLFQALNEILITALLFVGFGAIVEATNEVDTRKLGGLLAYHPKVSIMLLIGGMAMAGVPPLNGFQSKLMLVQASLSCGFPELSILAIMVSIATFVVFMKTFYTIFLKPKPNDLELEGLEVPRAMIFAMGVLLIIIIVLGIFPDVVTQGISNFVGGIL is encoded by the coding sequence ATGAATGAATTAATTCCACTTATGGTTATCGTTCCTCTCATGGCTGCATTATTGATAAGTGCATTTTCAAAATTCAACAAGGTAACTAAGATTTTCGCATTTGTTGTAGCGATATGCTTGCCGTTAATCCCATTGTTGTCTAATTACGGTCTTCACTACTTCGGTGGTTATGAGCCTATCCTTGACAACGTAACAGGGGTAATGTATCATCCGGCAATTACATATTCATTCACATTCCTGCAACAAATCATGATTGGTGCTGTTGGTCTTTTAACATTCCTGGTAATATTCATTTATCTTACAAAATATAAGGAAGTTTCCGGACCGTACTTATTCCTGTTGTTCCTGGGTACAGCTGCAGTAACTGCAATGATTATGACTGACGACATTTTCCACATGTTCGTCTTCTTTGAGATATTGGCACTGGCACAGGTAGGTATAGTTGCGGCATCTTCAATCGATTACAGTTATGAGATGGCTTTGAAATATATGGTTTTAGGATCAATCGGTTCTCCAATAATGCTTTTGGGAATTGGATTCCTTCTCGCATTGACCGGTAGTGTAAATGTAACAGATATTGCTGCTGCAGTTCATTCAGGTTTAATTGATGCCACATCTCCAGTATTTTTATTATCACTCGCTTTAATATTCTTTGGTTGGTTATATGCATCTGGTTTACCACCATTCCATACTATAAAATCTGGAATTTATTCAAAGGCTGAACCTCACGGAGCAGCACTCCTGCAGTCATTTACAGTTATTTCAATGATTTCAATCGTATTGATTCTTATCAGAATTTATGCTTCACTTCCAATCTTTGAAGTACTCATAGTTTTCTTCTCTATCTTGGCTATGGTTTTAGGTGTTTCACTCGCACTTACTCAAACAGACTTCAGAAGAATGATTGGATTTTTAGCAGTGGGAGAATTAGGTTTCATCGGTTTAGGTATTGGGCTTGGAACAAACTTTTCAATAACAGCAGGACTTTTCCAGGCATTGAATGAAATCTTAATCACTGCATTGTTATTCGTAGGATTCGGTGCAATCGTTGAGGCGACAAACGAGGTTGATACAAGAAAGCTTGGTGGACTTCTGGCATACCATCCAAAAGTAAGTATCATGCTTTTGATTGGTGGTATGGCGATGGCAGGTGTACCTCCATTAAACGGTTTCCAATCCAAGTTAATGCTTGTTCAGGCATCATTAAGCTGTGGATTCCCAGAACTGTCCATTTTGGCGATCATGGTTAGTATAGCAACATTCGTGGTATTCATGAAAACATTCTATACCATATTCTTAAAACCGAAACCAAACGATTTGGAACTTGAAGGATTGGAGGTTCCAAGGGCAATGATTTTTGCCATGGGAGTTCTATTAATTATAATAATTGTATTGGGTATCTTCCCGGATGTCGTTACACAGGGCATTTCTAACTTTGTAGGAGGGATATTATGA
- a CDS encoding helicase C-terminal domain-containing protein, with protein MEDNNSNLDWMIYWSLPKFNPRNSQIRLINEVNFAIKEGFKNIILEAGTGTGKSAIATTLANMYEDSYILTMTKQLQEQYLDDFEEMLVEIKGRGNYKCNYKGSCDFCIKAEYNLRRCSDCEYQLAFKRAVEAKNVITNYDYLYYAGVANPMLDPRELLILDEAHNLERKMLMLSSSELNREYISTKFGIDIFEPIMYGTKSLNDLKRNPEYWTRLCDDLIKECKKRIKKIEGDANKSVQVTLDEFENDPSKYSNFDYVEKQNLEQDIKTFAGIGLGLSQEELIIDLPKKETILNNDMEISAEFKPFSVADDTQSLLELGNIRIFLTGTLGSKDKFCEWNNINPEETYYIYEKSPFDVSKRPIYADFVGNMSGSRGKTPRWKNKRALSKLRQLLEKHKDEKGVIHTSSNEQAFWIMSNLRDDRLMFVGGEDRNYVLKDFTKSGKNTVLIGASIKDGVDFKGDLCRFQIVFKIPYPQLNEQVKYRKALDPKWFYYQTVMALMQAYGRGIRDMDDWCVMYIIDSSFKQLVDYNRGFFNEYFLEAIQKKK; from the coding sequence ATGGAGGATAACAATTCAAATCTTGATTGGATGATTTACTGGTCGCTACCTAAATTCAATCCCCGAAACAGTCAAATCAGACTCATCAATGAAGTAAATTTTGCAATAAAAGAGGGCTTTAAAAATATCATACTTGAAGCAGGAACTGGAACTGGTAAGTCTGCAATAGCTACGACTCTTGCTAACATGTATGAGGATTCCTACATCCTGACAATGACAAAACAACTTCAGGAGCAGTATCTTGATGATTTTGAAGAAATGCTTGTTGAGATTAAGGGTCGTGGAAATTATAAGTGCAACTATAAGGGAAGCTGTGACTTTTGTATCAAGGCCGAGTATAATCTAAGAAGATGCAGTGACTGTGAGTATCAACTGGCATTCAAAAGGGCTGTTGAGGCTAAAAATGTCATTACAAATTATGATTACCTCTACTATGCGGGCGTTGCTAATCCCATGCTTGATCCTCGTGAGCTATTGATTTTGGATGAGGCACATAACCTTGAACGTAAAATGCTTATGCTTTCATCCTCTGAGTTGAATCGTGAATATATTTCAACAAAATTCGGTATTGACATTTTCGAACCGATAATGTACGGCACCAAATCTCTCAACGATTTAAAAAGAAATCCTGAGTATTGGACAAGACTCTGTGACGATTTAATCAAGGAATGTAAAAAGAGGATTAAAAAAATTGAAGGGGATGCAAACAAGTCAGTTCAGGTAACCTTGGATGAATTCGAAAACGACCCTTCAAAGTATTCGAATTTTGACTATGTTGAAAAGCAAAATCTGGAGCAGGACATCAAGACATTTGCAGGTATTGGATTGGGATTGTCCCAGGAAGAGCTGATTATAGATTTGCCTAAGAAGGAAACAATTCTAAATAATGACATGGAAATTTCAGCGGAATTCAAACCGTTTTCCGTTGCTGATGATACTCAAAGCCTTCTGGAATTGGGAAACATCAGGATATTTCTAACAGGGACTTTGGGAAGCAAGGACAAGTTCTGTGAGTGGAACAATATCAATCCTGAAGAAACCTATTATATCTATGAAAAATCACCATTTGACGTTAGTAAAAGACCGATTTACGCTGATTTCGTTGGCAATATGAGCGGAAGCAGAGGCAAAACTCCGAGATGGAAAAACAAGCGTGCACTTTCAAAGCTCAGGCAATTGCTTGAAAAGCATAAGGATGAAAAGGGTGTCATTCACACTTCAAGCAACGAGCAGGCCTTTTGGATTATGAGTAACTTAAGGGATGACAGGCTGATGTTTGTCGGCGGTGAAGACAGGAACTATGTCTTGAAGGATTTCACAAAATCCGGAAAAAACACTGTTCTTATAGGCGCCTCAATAAAGGATGGTGTTGATTTCAAGGGAGATTTGTGCCGTTTCCAGATTGTGTTTAAGATTCCCTACCCTCAGCTTAATGAACAGGTAAAATATCGTAAGGCATTAGATCCGAAATGGTTTTATTATCAGACTGTAATGGCGCTGATGCAGGCTTATGGTCGTGGAATCCGGGATATGGATGATTGGTGTGTAATGTATATAATCGATTCAAGTTTCAAGCAATTGGTTGATTATAATCGCGGATTTTTCAACGAATACTTCCTTGAAGCGATACAAAAAAAGAAATAG
- a CDS encoding argininosuccinate synthase — protein MTEKVLLAFSGGLDTSVCVKLLEEKYNVEVITACVDVGQGEEEMEKAKNSAANIGGLKHYNIDAKEEFANEYIARGIKANAEYEGYPLSTAFARPLIALKLIEVAEKEGATAIAHGCTGKGNDQFRFEAVIRAMSDLDIIAPIREMNLTRTEEREYAESKGIKLNYDKIYSIDENLWGRAIEGDVLEDPANEPPEDIYEWTASWEDAKDEPEKVSIEFEEGIPVAINGEMMPLIDIIQKANEIAGSHGIGRVDTIENRMIGIKSREIYETPGAKLLIAAHQALEELVLTTDELRFAEYMSTLYADLVYRALWQEPLREDLDQAIDNMQERVSGEVVMKLFKGSIQPIVRKSPFSLHSIEQITFEDKDTDQREVEGMIKHHGIQAANYQKLNR, from the coding sequence ATGACAGAAAAAGTACTTTTAGCATTCAGTGGAGGATTAGACACCTCCGTTTGTGTTAAATTATTAGAAGAAAAATACAATGTAGAAGTTATTACCGCATGTGTAGATGTGGGACAAGGCGAAGAAGAAATGGAAAAAGCAAAAAACAGTGCAGCTAACATTGGAGGATTAAAACACTACAATATAGATGCCAAAGAAGAATTTGCTAACGAATACATCGCACGTGGAATTAAAGCAAATGCAGAATATGAAGGATACCCATTAAGCACTGCTTTTGCAAGACCATTAATTGCATTAAAACTTATAGAAGTAGCTGAAAAAGAAGGAGCAACTGCAATTGCACACGGTTGTACCGGAAAAGGAAACGACCAATTCAGATTCGAAGCAGTCATTCGCGCAATGTCCGATTTGGATATCATTGCACCAATCAGAGAAATGAACTTGACAAGAACTGAAGAAAGAGAATATGCAGAATCCAAAGGAATCAAATTAAATTACGATAAAATTTACAGTATCGATGAAAACCTCTGGGGAAGAGCAATTGAAGGAGATGTCCTAGAAGACCCTGCAAACGAACCTCCGGAAGACATCTACGAATGGACCGCCTCCTGGGAAGATGCTAAAGACGAACCTGAAAAAGTATCTATCGAATTCGAGGAAGGTATTCCAGTAGCAATCAACGGCGAAATGATGCCATTAATCGACATCATCCAAAAGGCAAATGAAATTGCAGGATCACACGGTATCGGTAGAGTCGACACCATTGAAAACAGAATGATCGGCATTAAAAGTAGGGAAATCTACGAAACCCCTGGAGCTAAATTATTGATTGCAGCTCACCAAGCATTAGAAGAATTAGTTTTAACCACTGACGAGTTAAGATTTGCAGAATACATGTCAACACTCTATGCTGATTTGGTCTACAGAGCACTCTGGCAAGAACCATTAAGAGAAGACCTCGACCAAGCAATCGACAACATGCAAGAAAGAGTAAGCGGAGAAGTCGTAATGAAACTCTTTAAAGGTTCAATCCAACCTATTGTCAGAAAATCTCCATTCAGCTTACACAGCATCGAGCAGATTACCTTTGAAGACAAGGACACTGATCAAAGAGAAGTTGAAGGAATGATTAAACACCACGGTATTCAAGCCGCAAATTATCAAAAATTAAACAGATAG
- a CDS encoding monovalent cation/H+ antiporter subunit E — MFLTRIGYGIAYFVVLIIEIIKSTFSVAFSGIMGRNIDPVVVDIETVLERPVSQTILANSISLTPGTLSVDLDSENNIIKVAAISPRKKEDIIPFEPYIKKMLE; from the coding sequence ATGTTTTTGACTAGAATTGGGTACGGAATTGCTTATTTCGTAGTCCTTATTATAGAAATCATTAAATCAACCTTTAGTGTTGCATTTAGTGGAATTATGGGGAGAAATATTGATCCTGTAGTTGTGGACATTGAAACAGTATTGGAGAGACCTGTTTCCCAGACAATTTTAGCGAACAGTATTTCATTAACTCCTGGTACTTTGTCTGTCGATTTAGACAGCGAAAATAACATTATCAAAGTAGCTGCTATTTCTCCAAGAAAAAAAGAGGATATCATTCCTTTTGAACCTTATATAAAGAAAATGTTAGAATAA
- a CDS encoding DUF4040 domain-containing protein codes for MNKMLEYILCLIVILSAILALIQKDLLKAAILTGFSGGALAVMFQILLAPDVALTQAIVGAAIVPVFIALAVKKTQRSDS; via the coding sequence GTGAATAAGATGTTGGAATATATATTATGTTTAATTGTAATATTAAGTGCAATTCTTGCCCTTATTCAGAAAGACTTACTAAAAGCGGCAATCCTGACCGGTTTCAGCGGTGGCGCTCTTGCAGTGATGTTCCAGATATTGCTGGCACCCGATGTTGCCCTGACACAGGCAATTGTGGGAGCGGCTATTGTACCTGTATTTATCGCTTTGGCCGTTAAGAAAACTCAAAGGAGTGATAGCTGA
- a CDS encoding IGHMBP2 family helicase, whose product MKKFIKNLITLINYERDAEIDLMTREISTMSGQKREELGRAVNKVKGKSLGKELGMQIVQFGMSETIDTEISVGDMVLVSTDNPLRSDLTGTVTEKGARFIKVAFDKRVPKWAIKKKTRLDLYANDITFRRMEDNLKHLSLKGKNALEYILNERDPKKNRDTPYISYIDENLNESQKSAIENSLSCENFFLIHGPFGTGKTRTLVELISQETRQGHKVLATAESNAAVDNILERLMDNKKLNLTRLGHPQRVSKHNITQTLAYKVENHKLNKKIKKIHKKIDNMIEKRKVHTKPTPQYRRGLGDYDILHFASKGKGTRGVSADKIKSMAKWIEINQEIDEAHDEIKRIENRMIKDIIDSSDVILATNSSAALESIARVKFDVAIIDEASQATIPSVLIPIAKAHRFILAGDHKQLPPTIISDKAGELEKTLFEELIRKYPHKSQLLNVQYRMNNLLMKFPNQEFYNNGLKSDASVDDININDILDSTQKEEALLFIDTSNVDIEGETHLKDSKSIVNHIEAEISSNIVNDYLNIGVEEEDIGIISPYADQVKVIQDMTPVEVKTVDGFQGREKEIIIISTVRSNDNGNIGFLKDLRRLNVAITRAKRKLIIIGNKNTLKTNPTYDRLIKFCEEKGVLVKI is encoded by the coding sequence ATGAAGAAATTTATTAAAAATCTAATTACTCTCATCAATTATGAAAGAGATGCCGAAATCGATTTGATGACCCGTGAAATCAGTACAATGTCCGGTCAGAAAAGAGAGGAACTCGGAAGGGCCGTCAACAAGGTCAAAGGTAAAAGTCTGGGAAAGGAACTGGGAATGCAGATTGTCCAGTTTGGAATGTCAGAAACCATTGATACCGAAATATCCGTTGGAGACATGGTTCTGGTAAGTACAGACAATCCACTTAGAAGTGACCTGACAGGTACCGTAACCGAAAAGGGTGCCCGATTCATCAAGGTTGCATTTGACAAGCGAGTGCCGAAATGGGCAATCAAGAAAAAAACCAGACTTGATTTGTATGCTAATGACATCACATTCAGAAGAATGGAAGACAATCTGAAACATTTGAGCCTGAAGGGTAAAAATGCCCTGGAATATATTTTAAACGAAAGGGATCCAAAAAAGAACAGGGACACACCATATATCAGCTACATTGACGAAAACCTCAATGAATCCCAGAAATCAGCAATTGAAAATAGTCTTTCATGTGAAAACTTCTTTTTGATACATGGACCATTCGGAACCGGAAAGACAAGAACACTGGTTGAGTTGATTTCACAGGAAACCCGTCAGGGCCATAAGGTTTTGGCCACAGCCGAAAGTAATGCAGCCGTGGACAACATCCTGGAACGTTTAATGGACAACAAAAAACTGAATCTGACAAGGCTCGGCCATCCTCAGAGGGTTTCAAAGCACAACATTACTCAAACTTTGGCATACAAGGTTGAAAACCACAAACTTAACAAGAAAATCAAAAAGATTCACAAAAAAATCGACAACATGATTGAAAAGCGCAAAGTCCACACAAAACCAACTCCCCAGTACCGTCGTGGACTTGGAGACTATGATATTCTTCATTTTGCATCAAAGGGCAAGGGAACACGCGGAGTCAGTGCGGACAAGATAAAGTCAATGGCGAAATGGATTGAAATAAACCAGGAAATTGATGAGGCACATGACGAGATCAAACGCATTGAAAACAGGATGATAAAGGACATCATCGATTCAAGTGACGTCATTCTTGCAACCAACTCATCAGCGGCACTGGAATCCATTGCAAGAGTGAAATTTGACGTTGCAATTATCGATGAAGCTTCACAGGCCACAATCCCAAGCGTTTTAATTCCGATTGCCAAGGCACACAGATTCATCCTTGCAGGAGACCACAAGCAGCTTCCGCCAACTATAATAAGTGACAAGGCAGGAGAGCTTGAAAAAACTCTGTTTGAGGAATTGATTAGAAAATATCCCCACAAATCCCAACTGCTGAACGTCCAGTACCGTATGAACAACCTGCTGATGAAGTTTCCAAATCAGGAGTTTTACAACAACGGATTGAAAAGTGATGCAAGCGTTGATGACATAAACATCAATGATATCCTGGATTCAACTCAAAAAGAGGAAGCTTTACTTTTTATTGACACTTCAAATGTCGACATTGAAGGTGAAACTCATCTTAAAGATTCAAAATCAATTGTCAACCATATCGAAGCTGAAATCAGCTCAAACATTGTCAATGATTATCTCAACATCGGCGTTGAAGAGGAAGACATTGGAATAATAAGTCCCTATGCAGACCAGGTAAAGGTCATCCAGGACATGACCCCCGTTGAGGTCAAGACAGTTGACGGATTTCAGGGAAGGGAAAAGGAGATCATTATTATTTCTACCGTTAGAAGTAATGACAATGGCAATATTGGTTTTTTAAAGGATTTAAGAAGATTGAATGTTGCAATAACACGTGCCAAACGTAAACTTATTATAATAGGCAATAAAAATACCTTAAAAACAAATCCAACATATGACAGACTGATAAAGTTCTGTGAAGAAAAAGGTGTACTGGTTAAAATTTAG
- a CDS encoding cation:proton antiporter subunit C, whose protein sequence is MAQTQLVILLTSAALIIIGLYAAIFVDNIIKKIIGVSFIEEGANLFIVAIGYKAGGVVPILMPGMDTSWFASNAAYPLPFGLVLTSIVIGASTLAVMLALVMVLYKRYGTLSTKVMLADTSKKEEYNE, encoded by the coding sequence ATGGCACAGACTCAACTTGTAATATTGTTGACTTCCGCTGCTTTGATTATCATAGGTCTTTATGCGGCAATCTTTGTTGACAATATTATTAAAAAGATCATCGGTGTTAGTTTCATTGAAGAGGGAGCTAACCTGTTCATTGTTGCTATTGGTTATAAGGCAGGTGGGGTTGTACCAATCTTAATGCCTGGAATGGATACTTCATGGTTTGCATCAAATGCGGCTTATCCTCTTCCTTTCGGTCTGGTACTTACCAGTATCGTAATCGGTGCTAGTACCCTTGCGGTAATGCTTGCTTTAGTAATGGTTTTATACAAAAGATATGGTACATTATCTACAAAAGTGATGCTGGCCGATACATCAAAAAAGGAGGAATACAATGAATGA
- a CDS encoding monovalent cation/H+ antiporter complex subunit F — MDILFISKYILLIALIIMMLAALRAGAYKSTSMGLLGSSVVVTAFAVALLIVGGTYGIQFYRDISLALMFFGFVGTVAFAVTLGGEDK, encoded by the coding sequence ATGGATATATTGTTTATTTCAAAATATATTTTGCTTATTGCATTAATTATAATGATGCTGGCAGCCTTAAGAGCAGGTGCATACAAATCCACTTCCATGGGACTTTTAGGAAGTTCTGTAGTGGTTACAGCCTTTGCTGTTGCATTGCTCATCGTTGGAGGCACATACGGTATCCAATTTTATAGAGATATATCTTTAGCTTTAATGTTCTTTGGTTTTGTAGGCACTGTTGCTTTCGCTGTAACATTAGGAGGGGAAGATAAATGA
- a CDS encoding succinylglutamate desuccinylase/aspartoacylase family protein has translation MHFRKIEEFGNLEMAYVSDISGGYISRNKHLLNNMELNRFTQFLLEKCVYGTPIFKLGNGGNRILVLSGIHGNELGPQLANVRLLNQFLDKKLNHTIYFIPFAAPKASMNNERTLNAMDLNRSAHIANSVSNLIVGAVDELGINFVGDFHSTAYNSNPGIESVFSSKSPTPESFLIATYISRDVGSDVIAYDYAGSSYKGAVEDVCNLNGIPAITCEVLSPFASVGEGAVDKSFAQMMSFLTYFGV, from the coding sequence ATGCATTTTAGAAAAATTGAGGAATTTGGTAATCTTGAAATGGCTTACGTCTCAGATATTTCCGGAGGATACATTTCACGAAACAAGCACCTTTTGAACAATATGGAATTGAACAGGTTCACTCAATTTTTGCTGGAAAAATGTGTTTATGGAACTCCCATATTCAAATTGGGAAACGGAGGAAACAGGATTTTGGTTCTCTCAGGAATTCATGGCAATGAACTGGGTCCTCAACTGGCCAATGTCAGACTTCTGAATCAATTCTTGGATAAGAAATTAAACCATACTATATATTTCATTCCCTTTGCAGCTCCAAAGGCTTCAATGAACAATGAAAGAACATTGAATGCAATGGATCTGAACCGTTCAGCACACATTGCAAATTCCGTCAGCAATCTCATAGTCGGTGCCGTTGATGAGTTGGGCATTAACTTTGTGGGGGATTTCCATTCCACAGCATATAATTCAAATCCCGGCATTGAAAGTGTATTTTCATCAAAATCCCCAACACCCGAAAGCTTTCTGATTGCTACCTACATTTCAAGGGATGTGGGATCTGATGTTATTGCATATGACTATGCAGGTTCATCATATAAGGGTGCCGTTGAGGATGTCTGTAATTTGAATGGGATACCTGCAATTACATGCGAAGTTTTATCCCCATTTGCAAGTGTCGGTGAAGGGGCGGTTGACAAATCATTTGCCCAGATGATGAGCTTTTTGACTTATTTTGGTGTTTAA